Below is a genomic region from Leishmania mexicana MHOM/GT/2001/U1103 complete genome, chromosome 20.
CGTTTTCAATGTAGCGGCGCAGTGCGGCGGCCTTCTCCACGTTATCTTCCTGTACATCCTCAAACTCCAGTGTGTCCATTCGTTTGCGATTGCGGCACTGGTACCAGCGCGGCCCGTTGCTCCACACAAAGCCCTGCCAGTTCTTCAcctcgacgacgaggatgattGGGCCGACCGCGACGACATCGATTTCGCGGTTGTGCCCAACACGCGCGACAGccacacgccgccgcagaaaAACGTCCGTCCACCCCGCCTTGCGCAGTACCGCCTCGACCTTTTCTTCGGCCTGCATAGACCGCAGGAAGTTCTGCTGCTCGTGCGTCAACAAATCCTCGCGGCGCAGTTTCGATtgcgcctgtgcgcgcaACGTTTCGCGATAGACATTACGACTGAGGCGAAAGGCTACCGCACAGAGCAGCACCGTTGTGATACCTAGGAGGGTGTAGACTGTGTCATCCAGCAGAGAAAGCACGGTGTTCAtgccgtgtgcgcctgcgcctgaGCGCAGAGAGGACTCAGCAACGCAGGTacacggcggcagcaagaGGTGCCAATAAGCTGGaacgaagcagcagcgcgagtgCGTCGCCAGCGGTGCTCCGTGCCTTGATGGCGTGCGACGAAAGAGAAAATAGATGTCAGCAGAGGAAAGAGGATGGGCGGTGGGCGGTGGAAGGAAAGGCGACAGGTGGGACAGACGATGAAAACAGCAGTGAAGGCCCaaataaaaaaaaggcaTCTGGTGAAGAGCTTGGGTCACAACCTACAAGAAGGCGAATGAGCGACGGGCCTCGGCGCATCTACATCATTACATTGCGTAGAAGGCGTCGCACAGAAGTCTTGCAGTAAAGCCGCCCATATACCCTCCAAAGTCATAACGGCACCAGTAAAAAGGCGCGCCTCTTTTATTTTTGTCGTCTTTCCCCTCCGGAAAATACCGTCGTCGACGCTTCACACGTGTTACTTGTCGCCAGTCTGCATTTTCTTGTTTGTtgtttgccttttttttcttccaaAGTGCGCACTCGGTCACCTCTTCTTTTGATCGCCTTTGTTCGCAGAAGGGCGAAGGGGAATAGCATGCGGCGTTACTACCCGCTCGTCCGTGCCTTCACCTCCCCACTCCTCCATCAACTACGCACATCAGcctgcaaaaaaaaaataacaATCATAAACATTTGAGGTGtgtaggaggaggaggcgaggagagagagaggatcACGATAATTATCACCAAAACGTCATGCAGACAACACaagacaccaccaccaccatcaccatcggACCAATCACGAACATCCAGCACATTCCATTCCGCCTTGAATCTCTTTATATTTTCCTCTTGCATGGTACATTTCCATTTTAGGCTATCAGCGAGTGCGGTACACCACTGCAACGGTGAGGACGTCCCCTTGCACCAGTATCCTCGACGACTGCCGCGGCTCCTCCTCATGAGCGTTTGACAACGACCCAGCGTCTGTAGAAAGACGCACAGAACAACAAGTAAGCAGCATGACGACAGCAACACATCGATCGTGTTATCAGAGGCAatccgaggaggaggggataACAGAAAAACCCCGAAAAAGTTGTTTCTTTGCTCTTCTTGAGTTCGAGTGAGCAGCAGGCGTGTGTAACCGAGTGTAACCTGCTAGCCGACCTCTAACGATAAAGATGGCGTGAAGAAGAGTGGGCGGCTTATCCATTAGATAGCAACGCAGAAAAAACGGGAAGAAACAAACGCATTATAAAAAAAGCGGCAAGGCGAAGGTACGCAGACGTACTGGTTCCTCACCAAATcgtcacgcgcgcgcacagacgcgATTGATCTCCAGCGGGGACGCGTcgccccactcccccccctcctgaGCGCATCCCAAAGTGGTAGTGGCCATGTTTTGATGCGGGGAGCAGTACTCGTCACGTTGGCCGATGCACGTGCTACGGGGGTAACGGCCCACTGCGTTTCTTTATGATATTAGCTGtggaaaggaaaagcgacaaagaagagaagaaaaTAATAAAAAGCAAATCCTACAGCCACAACATTTACACGTGCCCGCCTCTGCACTGAGCCGTGACTTGGCAGCAGTTGATTTCATGGACTCTCCGTCTTCTACTTGTATTGGAATGGATCAGATGTCTGACTGATGGCGACAGCTAGTGATTGGATTCACAATATGTGCCGATTTctttctcgtttttttttctctcccaCTCGTCACCTTGGTCTTCACGAggagcagaaaaaaaaagtcgAAGACGAGGTCACTCtgaacacagacacatagacacacacacacacacgcagagaacACAAacaccacaaaaaaaagagaccAAAAATATATATAAGAACTCGAGCTGACCGCGTTATAAATGCACAACATCGACGGACGGAGACGAGGGAACGGAGCGTAtctctgcgtgtgtatgtACGCGCATGCTCGAGGGTTTGTCAGAGCTTCAGTAGTGCACAGagagacaacaacaacagcacaCTAAAACGGGttgaaaagaaaaacaaaaagactCGAGAAGGCGGGGGTGAGTGGGGCAAAGCGCCGAGTCTCTGCCTTCGACTTCGTCAACCACAGAGGTGGGCCACATCCACACCAGCCAACACAAACACGAAAACGATAGATACGTAACCACAGTCGTAAAACGTAAAGGGACATACGAccaaacaacaacgaaaaagagagaaTATTTtcctgtggtggtggggagggggggcagtAGACCACTCATGCAGGAAATGGTTGGCGTGACCGGAGCTACCGGACATGGCGAGGCCGTCTCTATGCTCAACGAAGAGATGGACCTCCTCGTGGATGTGGGTGCGTGTCGGGGGACCTTGGCATTCACTTTGGCGGCCAATGCCGCAGAAACCTGCATTCCACCCACCCTCGTCACACGGTACTTTAAGCCTTGGGCttggcgaggacgaggcgcaccgccacccccgaGATGCTggtgtcctcctccgcgacgAGCTCGGCGTCGTTAGGCTTCTGGTCCATCGTCGTCCACACGCCCCTCAGTGTCTGATTAATCTGGTCCTTGGAGTGGAGGATGGACGCCGTCAGatctgcctcctccgcctcaaAGTACACATCCACCTCGTCCGTCACCACCAGCTTCGCCTTCTTACGCAGCTGCTGTACGCGGTTCACGAACTCACGTGCGCGCCAGGAGTCAATCAGCTCCTGATCCTGGCGCTTGTCAACCAGCACAACAACGTCGTTGTCAGTGTTGCTCTGGAAGTCGGTAATGCCTTCCTTTacctggcgcagcaccttcacGTCCTCGATTGTTAGCTCCTTGCCGACCACGACGCCCTTCTTGTCGTGCAGGAACTTGGTCACCTCCTCGTGCGTCATGGCCTGGATACCCTTGCGGATCGCGGGCATTTCTTTGCGGTACTTCTTGCCAAGCACCTCGAAGTTCGCATCCAGCTTCGTCTCCAGGTAATTCTCCCCACTCGACATCACAATCTCGAACGCGTTCACCTCATCCTTGATGTAGCCCGCCACCTTGCGCACGTCGTCAATGTACTGCGGGTCCGGGTGAACGATGACAACCTGACGTACCGGCCGCTTGATCGGAATGACCATCTGATCGCgcaacacacgcaccaaATCCACAATGTTCATCATGCGCGACATGgcgcgctccagctccgGGTCGTCCAAGGAGGCGTCCTCGTCGGGAATCATGAGGTAGTGCACAGAGTCCACGTGCTCCGTCgccgggaggaggggcttgATCTGCTGGTAAAGCATTTCTGCGACAAAGGGGGCAATGTGGCCCACAATGCGGGACACCGAGAAGAGGATGTACAGCATCGTCGACAGCGCCTGCGATCGGTCCTCGCTGTCCGTGGCGTTCTtcatgcggcggcggttcaTGCGCACGTACCAGTTCGACAGGTCAACGACGAAACGCAGAATACCGGGGACGACGTTGTACAGGTGGTACAGCCGCATCTCCGCCTTCACGTAGCGCAGCAGACTCTGGCACGAGGCGAGAATCCAGCGGTCCATCTCGTTTGTGCTGCGAACCTGCAGCGACACCTGACCACCGGCCGCAATGCAGTAGTTCGTGTTCGAGATGAAGAACTTCGCGGCGTTGAACAGAGGCAGGAGGATGTCTTTGACGACGCCCTTCACACCTGCCTCGCggaagcgcagcggctcGGCGCGCACAACTGGGGAGCTAATCATGTACATGCGCAGGGCATCCGCGCCGTACGTGTCGATCACCACCCTCGGCTCGGGGTAGTTCTTGAGGCGCTTGCTCATCTTCTTACCGTCCTCGGCGAGAACGAGCCCGCTGACGGCGACGTTGCGGAAAGGCGACACGTCGAAGAGGGCAACGCCAAGCACGAGAAGGGTGTAGAACCAGCCGCGAGTCTGGTCCAAGCCCTCCGACACGAAGTCCGCCGGAAACAGGCTCTTGAACTTGTCCTGGTTCTCGAACGGGAAGTGTTCCTGGGCGTACGGCATCGAGCCCGACTCGAACCAGCAGTCGAACACCATCGGCACACGCTTCAGCGGTGGCATACCGGGCCGCTTACTAGGGATCGTGATATCGTCAACGAACTGGCGGTGGATGTCTGTGATGCCGGTGACGCCGGAGAGCTCCTCGAGTTGCTTGATGCTGCTGACGCACACAACCTCCTCCCAGTCCTCGCTGTGCCAGACCGGCATCGGCGTGCCCCAGTAGCGGTTGCGTGACACGTTCCAGTCACGCGCCTCGGCGAGCCAgttggagaagcggcgggTCTTAACAAAATCAGGCACCCAGTACGTCTTTTCGTTGCATTCGATGAGACGGTCTCGGAAGGCCTCGACGTTGACAAACCACGACTCGACAGCCTTGTAGATGAGGggggtgtcgctgcgccagcagaaGGGGTAGCTGTGCACAATCGACGCCTTGTGAAAGAGGTGTCCTTCCGCCTCGAGCGCTTTGATAATCTCCGGATCCGCCTCCTTGACGTGCTTGCCGGCGAAATCCGTCACCTCGCTCGTGAACATGCCGTTCTCGTCGACCGGGCAGACGAACTTGCCACCCTTCTCGAAGATGCCGGCGTCGAGGCACGCCTGGTAATCATCCTCACCGAAGGCGGGCGCCTGGTGCACGATACCCGTACCAGCGTCTGTGGTCACGTAAGTACCAGCGATGACGCGGAAGGCCGTGGCGCTCATGGACGACTCAAAGTACGGGAAAAGTGGCACGTACTTCTCGCCCACTAGCTGCGCGCCCTTGACCTTCTCGACGACCGTGTACGGTGCGGCATCGGCTTCCGCAGCGTTGTCGCCGCCCTTCGCCTTGGAGGCCTTCTTGCTGTCCTTCTTCGGGTACACCTCCGCCAGGCGGGCCTCCGCGAGCCAGTAGTGACGCTTCGACTTGGTATCCAGCACCTTCACGTAGTCCAGCTCGGGGTGCACGCACAAACTGAGGTTGCTCGGCAACGTCCACGGCGTGGTGGTCCAGGCCAGGAAGTATGTGTTGGGGTCGGCGCGGGCCTGGAAGGCGACCGTTACGGCGATGTCGCTGACCTCCTTGTAGTTGGAGTTTGCCTCGAAGTTGCTCAGTGGCGTCGTGCAGGCGGTCGAGTACGGCATCACACGAAAGCCGCGGTACACCATCTTCTTCTCCCACAGCTGCGAGAAGACCCACCAGATACTCTCCATGTATGAGAGGTGCATCGTCTTGTAGTCGTTGTCAAAGTCGATCCAGCGGCCAACGCGCTCGACGGTCTTCCTCCACTCGTCAACGTAGCGGGTGACGATCTTCTTGCACTCGTCGTTATACTTGTCAATGCCGAGCTTCGACACGTCGTGGGACGTCTTGATGCCGAGCATCTTGTCGATCTCGTACTCCACCGGAAGACCGTGGCAGTCCCAGCCAAAGCGACGGATGACGTGGTGGTTCGTCTGGTAGGCGAAGCGAGTGACCATGTCCTTGATTGTGCCAGCCAAGATGTGGCCGTAGTGCGGCAGGCCAGTCGCGAACGGTGGGCCATCGTAGAAGCTGAACGGCTTGCGACCCTCGGAGAGCTTCATGGAGGTGCGAAAGCAATCCTTCTCGCGCCACAtcgccagcacctcctcctccatcttcgAGAAGTCGAGCACATCGGGATAGCTCTTCACCGGTACGCCCGGCAGCCCCGCTGGGGGGTCTTGCTTCTGCTGCTTATCCTCGCCCGCCATGTGAGACGACAACGtggggtgagagagagatgaggaGGAGTTCGGGGACGGCGGATAGAGAGACGGGCGGGCGACGAAGTCGGGTTTTTGACTGTTAGCGTTAGGTGTAGCTTGACTGTCGTCGGTTCGTAGAGTGCTGTTCGGCGCGGTCGATGGCGGATGTGAAGcagaaggagggggagaaggggacgaggcggaggaagCAGTCGCAAAAACAGAGGTCACCGTGCACTTCACAGGCTTTCCGTGTGCGTAGATGACCGTGCGGGCTGCAGTGGGATAAGGGTTACTACTTTtcctgctcttcttcctcaaCCTCGCCGCCGTACAGGCCAAGACACCACAACCGTAGCCTCTCGCGAGGTGTGTGCTGCTCCGAAGCATTCAACGCCTGCTacaccgcacgcgcgcgtttGTGGAtttcgtgtgcgtctctgtgtgggtTCGCGACGCAAACGACACGCACGTAGAGAATGTAGGACTGCTCtcctcgaaaaaaaaaacgtgccGTTTCGAGTTTCCAAAGTGAGATGAGGAGCTCGCAGTCGTACAGCGGTAAAACAACAAAGAGGCTGCAACGCAAGCAAAGACAGGAAAGGTAGAAGGAGgatgagcacacacacacacaacgcacgCTCGCCGTAGTTTGACACAGATGCGTTGCGTGttctttgtttttgttgTGGTTAGACCGGAACCGAAACGGCAATAACCGAATGCGATAGCGTTATTCTGTTGGCTGTTCGATAGTCACTGAGTAAGTGcatgagtgcgtgtgcgtgcgtgtttcgTTCCATCGCTCGTCAAGCGCGTGAGAcagagcagaggagaggagaggccgTTCCCACCAAGGATTGAATACGCGCACGTCGCACCATCATTGCGCACCCAtcgagagaggcagagggaagggaagggaaggggaggagaaggtgatTGCCAGAGAGATGAGAAGTCAGTGGACAAACGTGTgtacgtctgtgtgtggctgcTCCCATGCTTTGGAGGACCAAGAAGAGTAGCGGTGGCGATGCTCAgacgcgctgccggcgttATGCACCTTTTTGCCGTATCGCGCTGtcttcgccctcctcccctctctacTGACACTGTTGCCAGATCACTCCAGGCGAGCAGCTGAGGCTCCTCCGCCAGTCCCCCGAGCTGCAGGGCGAAAGGCGGGGTGAAGGGAAGAAGGAGACTCAGTCCtgtcttcgttttttttctttcgcttcgCTCCTTCACTCCTCCCCACGATTTCACGGGCGCACGAGAAAGACGGCAAGAGGACAaggcaagcagcagcagccgcagcggcagtaaAACCTCTGACAGAAACAAAGAGAGACGCAGCCTTGTGGCCGTCGACGgacgtcgcagcagcgagccGATATCATCGGCGAGCGAGCGCTTCCCAACAAAGTCACGCACTCGTCTCGTCCACCGGGTCCGCTCCGTTGATTCAGAGGGAGCGCAGTAGTAGTTGCTCGTACTCGGCAGGACTAACAATGCGCACAGAAAGGCTGTCCTGCACCACTCCTGTGGCCTCGATGCGCAAGGCAAGCTGCAGTGCCAGCATGTGCTTGCAGCACCACACTTCCTGCCGCTGAATCGACTGGTATGCGTAGGCAGAGCAGGGGCAGTAGTAGGGAGAAAAGAGTGTGTGTTCGCCGACCTGGTAGAGACAGCGTGCCCGATGCACGGGCACCTGTGAGGAgactgcggcagcgctgccctGATCGTCCTTCTGTGAGACAGTGTTTGAGCGAGCCGTGGACGACACGGCGTC
It encodes:
- a CDS encoding putative isoleucyl-tRNA synthetase; this encodes MAGEDKQQKQDPPAGLPGVPVKSYPDVLDFSKMEEEVLAMWREKDCFRTSMKLSEGRKPFSFYDGPPFATGLPHYGHILAGTIKDMVTRFAYQTNHHVIRRFGWDCHGLPVEYEIDKMLGIKTSHDVSKLGIDKYNDECKKIVTRYVDEWRKTVERVGRWIDFDNDYKTMHLSYMESIWWVFSQLWEKKMVYRGFRVMPYSTACTTPLSNFEANSNYKEVSDIAVTVAFQARADPNTYFLAWTTTPWTLPSNLSLCVHPELDYVKVLDTKSKRHYWLAEARLAEVYPKKDSKKASKAKGGDNAAEADAAPYTVVEKVKGAQLVGEKYVPLFPYFESSMSATAFRVIAGTYVTTDAGTGIVHQAPAFGEDDYQACLDAGIFEKGGKFVCPVDENGMFTSEVTDFAGKHVKEADPEIIKALEAEGHLFHKASIVHSYPFCWRSDTPLIYKAVESWFVNVEAFRDRLIECNEKTYWVPDFVKTRRFSNWLAEARDWNVSRNRYWGTPMPVWHSEDWEEVVCVSSIKQLEELSGVTGITDIHRQFVDDITIPSKRPGMPPLKRVPMVFDCWFESGSMPYAQEHFPFENQDKFKSLFPADFVSEGLDQTRGWFYTLLVLGVALFDVSPFRNVAVSGLVLAEDGKKMSKRLKNYPEPRVVIDTYGADALRMYMISSPVVRAEPLRFREAGVKGVVKDILLPLFNAAKFFISNTNYCIAAGGQVSLQVRSTNEMDRWILASCQSLLRYVKAEMRLYHLYNVVPGILRFVVDLSNWYVRMNRRRMKNATDSEDRSQALSTMLYILFSVSRIVGHIAPFVAEMLYQQIKPLLPATEHVDSVHYLMIPDEDASLDDPELERAMSRMMNIVDLVRVLRDQMVIPIKRPVRQVVIVHPDPQYIDDVRKVAGYIKDEVNAFEIVMSSGENYLETKLDANFEVLGKKYRKEMPAIRKGIQAMTHEEVTKFLHDKKGVVVGKELTIEDVKVLRQVKEGITDFQSNTDNDVVVLVDKRQDQELIDSWRAREFVNRVQQLRKKAKLVVTDEVDVYFEAEEADLTASILHSKDQINQTLRGVWTTMDQKPNDAELVAEEDTSISGVAVRLVLAKPKA